A region of Microscilla marina ATCC 23134 DNA encodes the following proteins:
- a CDS encoding antibiotic biosynthesis monooxygenase family protein: protein MRILLLLCFMWVHTLTLSAQSDKLTYHLKKGQVFDLLLLRLKPGVQEKTKNYIQTFIPIGKKFGYHSLKGFPVKESPTQGNYHPQSVILAYWDNLALRNKFLAHVEANYPDFHQKRRNIWSRFDLTYYELKKDISFEVHKKKYTVLTAYWQKDTQGFREFKQAWRKKVRQSKGVVKLELTQGVSPFGYDYNPDYFTITQWESKAAFEQFYRANLKMNHQAVKQVHQFKIF, encoded by the coding sequence ATGAGAATATTATTGTTATTGTGCTTCATGTGGGTGCATACCTTGACTTTATCAGCCCAATCTGACAAACTCACTTATCATCTAAAAAAAGGGCAGGTGTTTGATCTTTTGTTGTTGAGGCTGAAACCAGGTGTACAAGAAAAAACTAAAAATTACATTCAAACATTTATCCCCATAGGTAAAAAATTTGGTTACCACTCCCTAAAAGGGTTTCCTGTAAAAGAAAGCCCTACTCAGGGAAACTACCACCCCCAGAGCGTAATATTGGCTTATTGGGACAATCTTGCCCTTCGTAATAAGTTTTTGGCGCATGTAGAGGCAAACTACCCCGATTTTCACCAGAAGAGGAGAAACATTTGGTCTAGGTTTGACCTCACCTATTATGAATTAAAAAAAGACATATCTTTTGAGGTACATAAGAAAAAATACACGGTATTGACTGCTTATTGGCAAAAAGATACACAAGGGTTTCGTGAGTTTAAGCAAGCTTGGCGCAAAAAAGTGCGTCAGTCAAAAGGAGTGGTTAAGCTGGAACTTACTCAAGGAGTTTCGCCTTTTGGTTATGATTATAACCCTGATTATTTTACCATTACCCAGTGGGAAAGTAAAGCAGCGTTTGAGCAGTTTTATCGCGCCAATCTAAAAATGAACCATCAAGCCGTAAAACAAGTGCATCAGTTTAAAATTTTTTAA
- the hslU gene encoding ATP-dependent protease ATPase subunit HslU has translation MADNQKHLTPREIVAELDKYIIGQNDAKKQVAIALRNRWRRMNSADDMRQEIVPNNILMIGATGVGKTEIARRLAKIADAPFTKVEASKFTEVGYVGRDVESMVRDLVEQAINMVKASKRETVQERATEIVEEIILDALIPPVRDASAQNSFTGFTMDVTPDETSSMSKDDQELNEKTRDRFREKIRNGEMDERKIEINISQNGMGNVGMVGPGMDEMAMMNIQEMINGMLPKKSKKRKVTIAEARKILLEEEVNKLIDMDEVKEEALKKAENTGMIFIDEIDKIARGSSGGSGPDVSREGVQRDLLPIVEGSSINTKYGVLKSDHILFVAAGAFHVSKPSDLIPELQGRFPIRVELSSLTKEDFYQILKEPKNALTKQYEAMLHAEGVSLAFQDDALEQLAEMAYQINLEVENIGARRLHTVMSHLLNDFLFDVPDVIGPNAKILVTKDMVQEKLAGLVQDKDLSQFIL, from the coding sequence ATGGCAGATAATCAAAAACATCTTACTCCAAGAGAAATCGTAGCCGAACTTGACAAATATATCATAGGACAAAATGACGCAAAAAAACAAGTAGCTATTGCTTTGCGTAACCGTTGGAGACGAATGAATAGTGCTGATGATATGCGGCAAGAAATAGTACCCAACAATATTTTGATGATTGGTGCTACTGGGGTAGGTAAAACCGAAATAGCCCGCCGTTTAGCTAAAATAGCTGATGCCCCCTTTACCAAAGTAGAAGCCTCTAAATTTACCGAAGTTGGATATGTAGGTCGTGATGTAGAAAGTATGGTACGCGACCTTGTAGAACAAGCCATTAATATGGTGAAGGCGTCTAAGCGCGAAACTGTACAAGAACGTGCCACAGAAATTGTAGAAGAAATTATATTAGATGCCCTTATTCCTCCAGTACGTGATGCCTCCGCTCAAAATTCGTTTACTGGTTTTACAATGGATGTCACCCCTGACGAAACCTCGTCAATGAGCAAGGATGATCAGGAGTTGAACGAAAAAACCCGTGACCGTTTCCGCGAGAAAATTCGGAATGGTGAAATGGATGAGCGAAAAATTGAAATCAATATTTCGCAAAATGGCATGGGCAACGTCGGAATGGTAGGACCAGGAATGGACGAAATGGCAATGATGAACATCCAGGAGATGATTAATGGAATGTTGCCCAAGAAAAGTAAAAAACGAAAGGTAACGATTGCCGAAGCACGTAAGATATTGTTGGAAGAAGAGGTAAACAAACTCATCGACATGGATGAGGTAAAAGAAGAAGCCTTAAAGAAAGCTGAAAACACCGGGATGATCTTTATAGATGAGATCGATAAAATTGCCCGTGGTTCAAGCGGAGGCAGTGGACCTGATGTAAGCCGTGAAGGTGTACAACGTGATTTGCTCCCTATAGTAGAAGGTAGTTCTATCAATACCAAATACGGAGTACTTAAGTCTGACCATATTTTATTCGTTGCAGCTGGGGCATTTCATGTGTCTAAACCCTCTGATTTGATCCCTGAATTGCAAGGACGTTTCCCAATCAGGGTAGAACTTAGTAGCTTGACCAAAGAAGACTTCTACCAAATTTTGAAAGAGCCGAAAAATGCTTTGACTAAGCAGTATGAGGCAATGTTACATGCCGAAGGAGTATCGCTTGCTTTTCAAGACGATGCTTTAGAGCAACTTGCTGAAATGGCTTACCAGATCAACCTTGAGGTAGAAAACATAGGTGCACGTCGCCTGCATACTGTCATGAGTCATCTGCTAAACGACTTCTTATTTGACGTACCCGATGTGATTGGACCCAATGCCAAGATTTTGGTTACCAAAGATATGGTACAAGAAAAACTTGCTGGCCTGGTACAGGATAAAGATTTGAGTCAGTTTATACTTTAA
- a CDS encoding M43 family zinc metalloprotease, producing the protein MKTFIVKLWAATLLSYLFVAMPAQAQNQRQNNESCLYQQTATPNSKAFEGALQQYFRSRTNEAHRVTKQQKAAGNPRYVIPVVFHIYGTEWKGNSGKVYPVNDAIVKEALEAVNANFKGGNDPVNPRFQSIEGRMDVEFRLAQIDPKGNTTTGIIYHEYQEGFALNGTRDKDIARYAWNNFKYMNVHIQLILKSGSTTNSGTAWLPSTGMSEEGTARVVYNGKYLLYTPPASSLTHEFGHFLGLEHTFKGGCTRGEGDKVSDTPATTGGEVSGDCSVNTDLQNCFNEFINVQNHMDYNPCEAMFTQGQVTRMEGFLDLHEARKTLWANDNLIATGTVTMPANRRVVFTYQQITDSDQDKYLNLVEHFDNDGKILNKRKIKAEGVQFARLGALQQGVHYAVSGVPAGLTVNINVIDQTMAEISLAGKANQHNKANSTNFTVTLLNPAIIGGVSQLTHVTGTYTIDFLEAYGRYYEVFSKHIEMGYTTPNRLPQNSSFESFAIGGKFSVLLRNFDGDQVTLDNYETNLEVLCNTNTKQVRVLSENTTISATSAGTWQGRAGVTDQLPIITSPGYTAWRGKTAYAAIRIPTINNSYLYGWLLLEASADGSYVKGIAYGLREKPGASMTTTITKPMVVYYNDRFVEAKTNDGAMANDILVELKNASFANRGVLTSGTHYTIKNVPAGLIFEVNVLDSKRARLKMKGNSTYQGHSANQGWDYRNNIELEFLNAAFTSGNAATIIASKYTLNMEFLGKSFIKTLENEVMDLNQGSPNSANFSLLTSHQSLSRAQVTYQLQLYKTGQSSVPGLKFISWRKDAIANDNYELTPLGYGIKIGPSSSWKKGRQYHLGRGQHMIDSDVYQAWRGKRQYIGIRFQRSGRMHYGWIEMKVSSDGKVLQFLSCAVSAIPDQSIVAGTLLSADDRVYCTAKGNNGPEAITKVQLGAINNSSDRGAIGYQDYRYISTTVARNSSHNLRVEIEGYRDGSDDEMYAWVDWNQDGDFDDSGETIAMNKTGNLVAVATVTIPANAVLGSTNMRIKVSYRSTTACGSFSYGEVEDYTLNIALGTTANTRAANRAEGNDLVVFAYPNPVKKGGTLYLKVNTNTTQKGAVNIKVIDLLGNVIDRANSKEEKKNEKLIKINTANYKAGIYLLRTTLGETVHTMRFVVK; encoded by the coding sequence ATGAAAACATTTATTGTAAAATTGTGGGCAGCTACATTGCTGTCTTACCTCTTTGTTGCCATGCCTGCACAGGCACAAAACCAACGTCAAAACAATGAAAGTTGCTTGTATCAGCAGACAGCTACCCCAAACTCTAAGGCGTTTGAAGGAGCCCTTCAGCAGTATTTTCGTAGCCGAACCAATGAAGCCCATAGGGTAACCAAACAGCAAAAAGCGGCAGGAAATCCGAGGTATGTCATTCCGGTAGTTTTTCATATATATGGCACAGAATGGAAAGGAAACAGTGGAAAAGTATACCCTGTAAACGATGCCATTGTAAAAGAAGCTCTAGAAGCTGTCAATGCCAATTTTAAAGGAGGCAACGACCCTGTAAACCCTCGTTTTCAAAGTATTGAGGGTAGGATGGATGTAGAGTTTCGGTTGGCTCAAATTGACCCCAAAGGCAACACAACTACTGGTATTATTTACCATGAGTACCAAGAAGGTTTTGCCTTGAACGGTACCAGAGATAAGGACATTGCCCGTTATGCCTGGAACAACTTTAAGTACATGAATGTGCACATTCAATTGATTTTAAAATCGGGTAGTACTACCAATTCGGGTACTGCTTGGTTGCCATCTACAGGTATGTCTGAAGAAGGCACTGCCAGAGTAGTGTATAATGGTAAATATTTGTTGTATACTCCTCCTGCTTCCTCTTTAACTCATGAGTTTGGGCATTTTTTAGGATTAGAACACACTTTTAAAGGAGGATGTACCAGAGGAGAAGGCGATAAAGTAAGCGATACACCTGCCACCACGGGAGGAGAGGTATCGGGAGACTGTAGTGTGAATACTGACCTACAGAACTGCTTCAATGAATTTATCAATGTGCAAAATCACATGGACTATAACCCTTGCGAAGCCATGTTTACCCAAGGGCAGGTTACACGTATGGAAGGGTTTCTTGATTTGCATGAGGCAAGAAAAACACTGTGGGCAAACGACAATCTGATAGCTACTGGTACGGTTACCATGCCTGCAAATCGCAGGGTTGTTTTTACATATCAGCAAATTACCGACAGCGATCAGGATAAATACCTCAACTTGGTTGAGCATTTTGATAATGACGGCAAAATACTAAATAAAAGAAAAATCAAAGCTGAAGGAGTACAGTTTGCCAGATTGGGAGCATTGCAGCAGGGAGTGCACTACGCGGTAAGCGGGGTTCCAGCGGGTTTAACAGTCAATATCAATGTGATTGATCAAACAATGGCAGAAATTTCCTTGGCAGGAAAAGCAAATCAGCACAACAAAGCCAACTCGACCAATTTTACTGTGACTTTATTAAATCCAGCTATTATAGGAGGGGTTTCACAACTAACTCATGTTACAGGTACTTATACTATAGATTTTCTTGAGGCTTATGGCAGATACTATGAGGTGTTTTCTAAACACATAGAAATGGGGTACACTACTCCAAATAGACTGCCACAAAATAGCTCTTTTGAGTCATTTGCTATTGGGGGCAAGTTCAGTGTTTTATTAAGAAACTTTGATGGTGACCAAGTTACGTTGGATAATTATGAAACCAACCTGGAAGTATTGTGCAATACCAATACCAAACAAGTACGGGTTTTGTCAGAAAATACTACCATTTCGGCAACCTCAGCCGGTACTTGGCAAGGTCGGGCAGGCGTGACCGATCAGTTGCCCATTATTACAAGCCCTGGGTATACTGCCTGGCGAGGCAAAACCGCTTATGCAGCCATTCGTATTCCTACCATCAATAATTCTTATCTTTATGGTTGGCTGCTTTTGGAGGCATCAGCAGACGGTTCGTATGTAAAAGGAATTGCTTATGGATTGAGGGAGAAACCTGGAGCTTCTATGACAACTACTATCACCAAACCTATGGTGGTTTATTATAACGACAGGTTTGTAGAAGCTAAAACCAACGATGGAGCAATGGCAAACGACATTTTGGTAGAACTTAAGAATGCATCGTTTGCTAACAGGGGAGTATTGACGTCAGGTACTCATTATACTATTAAAAATGTACCTGCCGGGCTTATTTTTGAGGTAAACGTACTTGATTCTAAACGTGCCCGCTTGAAAATGAAGGGTAATTCTACCTATCAAGGGCATAGTGCCAACCAAGGCTGGGACTATCGGAACAATATTGAACTGGAGTTTTTGAATGCAGCTTTTACTTCTGGTAATGCGGCGACAATAATTGCCTCAAAATATACGCTTAATATGGAGTTTTTAGGGAAAAGCTTTATCAAAACATTAGAAAATGAGGTCATGGATTTAAATCAAGGGTCACCCAATTCAGCAAACTTTTCCTTATTAACCTCTCACCAGAGCCTTTCACGTGCACAAGTCACTTACCAATTGCAGCTTTATAAAACAGGACAATCGTCAGTGCCTGGTCTCAAGTTTATTTCCTGGCGAAAAGATGCCATCGCCAACGATAACTATGAACTAACTCCATTGGGTTATGGCATAAAAATAGGTCCAAGCAGTTCTTGGAAAAAAGGTAGACAGTATCATTTAGGCAGAGGACAACATATGATTGACTCTGATGTTTATCAGGCCTGGAGAGGAAAAAGACAATATATTGGCATTCGTTTTCAACGTTCGGGCAGAATGCACTATGGTTGGATAGAAATGAAGGTAAGTTCAGATGGAAAAGTATTACAGTTCTTATCTTGTGCAGTTTCAGCTATTCCTGATCAGTCTATTGTTGCAGGTACATTATTATCTGCCGATGACAGGGTGTATTGTACTGCTAAAGGAAATAATGGTCCAGAAGCCATTACCAAAGTTCAATTAGGAGCCATTAATAATTCTTCTGACCGAGGTGCAATTGGTTATCAGGACTATAGATACATTTCTACTACAGTTGCCAGAAACAGTAGTCATAACCTAAGAGTAGAAATAGAGGGGTATAGAGATGGTAGCGATGATGAAATGTATGCGTGGGTAGACTGGAATCAGGATGGTGATTTTGATGATAGTGGCGAAACTATAGCAATGAATAAAACTGGCAACCTGGTGGCAGTAGCTACGGTAACCATTCCTGCAAATGCAGTACTTGGCAGCACCAATATGAGGATCAAGGTATCTTACCGAAGCACAACTGCTTGTGGTAGTTTTAGTTATGGCGAAGTAGAAGACTATACACTAAATATAGCACTAGGTACTACTGCCAATACAAGGGCTGCTAACCGTGCAGAGGGCAACGACTTGGTGGTATTTGCTTATCCTAACCCAGTGAAAAAGGGAGGCACGCTATACCTGAAAGTAAACACAAATACGACTCAAAAGGGAGCTGTAAATATAAAAGTGATTGACTTACTGGGGAATGTCATAGATAGGGCAAACAGTAAAGAAGAGAAGAAGAATGAAAAGTTGATCAAAATCAATACGGCTAATTATAAAGCTGGAATATACCTATTGAGGACAACTTTGGGAGAGACTGTACATACTATGAGGTTTGTAGTGAAATGA
- a CDS encoding co-chaperone GroES, producing MALNIKPLADRVLVEPAEAEEKTASGIIIPDTAKEKPQRGKIVAVGNGKKDEPLTVQAGDQVLYGKYAGTEITVEGKEYLIMREADIFAIV from the coding sequence ATGGCTTTGAATATTAAACCGTTAGCTGACCGAGTGCTTGTAGAGCCTGCAGAAGCTGAAGAAAAAACTGCTTCTGGTATCATCATTCCTGATACTGCTAAAGAAAAACCTCAAAGAGGCAAAATTGTAGCAGTTGGTAACGGTAAAAAGGACGAACCTTTGACTGTACAAGCAGGTGACCAGGTATTGTATGGTAAGTATGCTGGTACAGAAATTACCGTTGAAGGCAAAGAGTATTTGATCATGCGTGAAGCTGACATCTTTGCTATTGTTTAG
- a CDS encoding helix-turn-helix domain-containing protein, with protein MQNFLNQLVYFGYLQSLFLIFIYLFSPTRRKTLNQYLIVFVLVLTVGLTGRVLYMSEVFGKNFKLITISEFAILLFGATIYLFTRSSLFDKRFSYRDLVHYIPGVVYIILITVFFIIPTKEAYIAKYKSGQLLQMSIWFAGVGLLFNITYWVLSCRLFFAFKKKLQNELSYVVKTRFFLTFLIAIGACLLCWVVVYLMSIYGNKFIAQTTRQALWLSIALIILLIAYYGMTAPDLFRLASVVKTKKYAHSRLSQKDLDQLKYKLEQLMENKKPYLNRKLLKSELAGLLGVSNPEVARLLNERIGMTFFEYVNYYRIKEFIALAQTEEAQKFTIFGIAQEAGFNSKTTFNKSFKKLMGASPSEYFAKK; from the coding sequence ATGCAAAACTTTTTGAATCAATTGGTATATTTTGGCTACCTACAAAGCCTGTTTTTGATATTTATCTACCTTTTTTCGCCCACACGTAGAAAAACCCTGAACCAATATTTGATTGTTTTTGTGTTGGTGTTAACTGTAGGACTTACAGGGCGGGTGTTGTATATGTCAGAGGTTTTTGGCAAAAACTTCAAACTCATTACCATTTCCGAGTTTGCCATTTTGTTGTTTGGAGCTACCATATATTTGTTTACCCGATCGTCTTTGTTTGACAAACGCTTTAGTTATCGCGATTTGGTGCATTATATTCCAGGGGTGGTTTATATCATACTAATTACGGTGTTTTTTATCATACCTACCAAAGAAGCCTACATAGCCAAATATAAGAGTGGGCAACTACTTCAAATGTCTATTTGGTTTGCAGGGGTGGGTTTGTTGTTCAACATTACGTATTGGGTGCTTAGTTGCCGTTTGTTTTTTGCCTTTAAGAAAAAACTACAGAATGAGTTGAGCTATGTGGTCAAAACGCGGTTTTTCCTGACTTTTTTGATAGCCATAGGAGCCTGTTTATTGTGCTGGGTGGTGGTTTATTTGATGAGTATTTATGGGAATAAGTTTATTGCCCAAACCACTCGACAAGCCCTTTGGTTGAGCATTGCTCTCATTATTCTTTTGATTGCTTATTATGGTATGACAGCGCCCGACTTGTTTAGGTTGGCATCAGTAGTAAAAACCAAAAAATATGCACATTCTCGGTTGTCACAAAAAGACCTTGACCAGCTAAAATACAAGCTGGAACAATTAATGGAAAACAAGAAACCTTACCTCAACCGCAAACTGTTGAAGTCAGAGCTTGCCGGTTTGCTAGGGGTGAGCAATCCTGAAGTTGCCCGTTTGTTAAATGAACGAATCGGTATGACCTTTTTTGAGTATGTCAATTATTATCGTATCAAAGAATTTATCGCATTGGCTCAGACCGAAGAAGCACAAAAATTTACGATTTTTGGTATTGCACAAGAGGCAGGTTTCAACTCTAAAACTACCTTTAACAAATCCTTTAAGAAACTCATGGGAGCTTCTCCTTCCGAATATTTTGCCAAGAAATAA
- the groL gene encoding chaperonin GroEL (60 kDa chaperone family; promotes refolding of misfolded polypeptides especially under stressful conditions; forms two stacked rings of heptamers to form a barrel-shaped 14mer; ends can be capped by GroES; misfolded proteins enter the barrel where they are refolded when GroES binds) has product MAKEIFFDTDARDKLKKGLDTLANAVKVTLGPKGRNVIIDKKFGAPSITKDGVSVAKEIDLKDAIENMGAQLVKEVASKTADTAGDGTTTATVLAQAIFSAGIKNVAAGANPMDLKRGIDKAVDTIVADLKKQSNTIGDNDIKNVATISANQDETIGTMIAEAMEKVGKDGVITVEEAKGTETEVKVVEGMQFDRGYLSPYFVTDTEKMEADLETPYILISEKKVSNMKELLPVLEAVAQTGRPLLIIAEDVDGEALATLVVNKIRGSLKIAAVKAPGFGDRRKAMLQDIAILTGGTVISEEQGYKLENAGIDHLGTCEKIIVDKDNTTIVNGNGETGRIEGRVNEIKSQIENTTSDYDKEKLQERLAKLSGGVAILYIGAATEVEMKEKKDRVDDALHATRAAVQEGTVAGGGIALIRAIDALDTVKFSNEDEETGVNIIRTALESPLRTIVSNAGLEGSVIVHKVREGKGSFGYNARSGKFEDLVAAGVIDPTKVTRLALENAASISGLLLTTEAVIADEPEEAGAAGGGMPAGMPGGMGGMGGMM; this is encoded by the coding sequence ATGGCTAAAGAGATATTTTTTGATACTGACGCTCGTGATAAATTAAAAAAAGGATTGGATACTTTGGCAAATGCCGTAAAAGTAACCTTGGGTCCTAAAGGAAGAAATGTAATCATCGACAAAAAATTTGGTGCTCCTTCCATTACCAAAGATGGGGTAAGCGTTGCCAAAGAAATTGATTTGAAAGACGCTATTGAGAACATGGGGGCTCAATTGGTAAAAGAAGTAGCTTCTAAAACAGCAGACACTGCTGGTGACGGTACTACTACTGCTACTGTATTGGCTCAAGCTATTTTCTCTGCGGGTATCAAAAACGTTGCTGCTGGTGCTAATCCAATGGATTTGAAACGTGGTATTGACAAAGCAGTAGACACGATTGTAGCTGACTTGAAAAAACAGTCTAACACAATTGGTGACAATGATATAAAAAATGTAGCTACTATTTCGGCTAACCAAGACGAAACCATCGGTACTATGATTGCCGAGGCGATGGAAAAAGTTGGTAAAGATGGTGTAATCACTGTTGAAGAAGCTAAAGGTACTGAGACTGAGGTAAAAGTAGTAGAGGGTATGCAGTTTGACCGCGGTTACCTTTCTCCTTACTTTGTAACCGACACTGAAAAAATGGAAGCTGACTTAGAGACTCCTTATATCTTGATCTCTGAGAAGAAAGTTTCTAACATGAAAGAATTATTGCCTGTTTTGGAAGCTGTTGCACAAACTGGCAGACCTTTGTTGATCATTGCTGAAGATGTTGATGGTGAAGCATTGGCTACTTTGGTAGTAAACAAAATTCGTGGTTCTTTGAAAATTGCTGCTGTTAAAGCTCCTGGCTTTGGCGATCGTCGTAAGGCTATGTTGCAAGACATTGCTATCCTTACTGGTGGTACGGTGATTTCTGAAGAGCAAGGTTACAAACTAGAAAACGCTGGTATCGATCACTTGGGTACTTGCGAAAAGATCATCGTAGACAAAGACAATACTACTATTGTAAATGGTAACGGTGAGACTGGTCGTATTGAAGGACGTGTAAACGAGATCAAATCTCAAATCGAAAACACTACTTCTGACTATGACAAAGAAAAGTTGCAAGAGCGTTTGGCTAAATTATCTGGTGGTGTAGCTATCTTATACATTGGTGCAGCTACCGAAGTAGAAATGAAAGAAAAGAAAGACCGTGTAGATGATGCATTGCACGCTACCCGTGCTGCGGTACAAGAAGGTACTGTAGCTGGTGGTGGTATTGCTTTGATCCGCGCGATTGATGCTTTGGACACTGTTAAATTTAGTAACGAAGACGAAGAGACTGGTGTTAATATCATTCGCACTGCTTTGGAGTCTCCTTTACGTACCATCGTTTCTAACGCTGGTTTAGAAGGTAGTGTAATTGTACACAAAGTACGTGAGGGCAAAGGTTCTTTCGGTTACAATGCACGTAGCGGCAAATTTGAAGATTTGGTAGCTGCTGGGGTAATTGACCCAACTAAAGTTACTCGTTTAGCACTTGAAAATGCTGCTTCTATCTCTGGATTATTGCTTACTACTGAGGCAGTAATTGCTGACGAACCAGAAGAAGCTGGTGCTGCTGGTGGCGGAATGCCTGCCGGAATGCCAGGTGGCATGGGCGGAATGGGTGGAATGATGTAA
- the efp gene encoding elongation factor P, with translation MATTSDISRGAFIRLNGELGVVMEYEHVTPNKTRAMYHVKLRNIRTGKIIEHRYRSGETVDMERVETKELQYIYKEGDALVCMDTTTYEQTMIDGSLVGDTLKFVKEEMLISVGFDSDENPIFAEAPTFVELEITYTEPGLKGDTATNTLKPATLETGAEIRIPLFVDTGEIVRIDTRTGEYVERVKK, from the coding sequence ATGGCGACTACTTCAGATATTTCAAGAGGTGCATTTATCCGGTTAAATGGTGAGTTGGGCGTAGTGATGGAATACGAGCATGTAACTCCTAACAAAACCCGCGCTATGTACCATGTAAAATTACGCAATATCCGTACTGGCAAAATCATCGAACACCGTTATCGCTCAGGCGAAACCGTAGATATGGAGCGTGTAGAAACTAAAGAGCTTCAATATATTTATAAAGAAGGTGATGCTTTGGTATGTATGGATACCACTACTTATGAGCAAACAATGATTGATGGCTCGTTGGTAGGCGATACCCTTAAGTTTGTAAAAGAAGAGATGCTGATCAGCGTAGGCTTCGACTCTGACGAAAATCCTATTTTCGCTGAAGCACCTACCTTTGTTGAGTTGGAAATAACTTATACCGAACCTGGGCTTAAGGGCGATACGGCTACCAACACCCTAAAACCTGCGACTTTAGAAACAGGAGCCGAAATAAGAATACCTTTGTTTGTAGACACTGGCGAGATAGTAAGAATAGACACTCGTACCGGAGAGTATGTAGAACGGGTAAAAAAATAA